Proteins encoded in a region of the Acidobacteriota bacterium genome:
- a CDS encoding alginate export family protein, which translates to MTQHAGTALTVLLTGAAAFVPAPVLAQAPAPSQAGATPPAIVWRVRNTTRAEVWRFFRPQPGGGTPDYEFVANRLLVGVEGKRQRLEFGAQVQYVQFGGLPTTAIGPGPLGTGALYFDQARRTDSRRVYLKALHATFKPGAGVRVQLGRFGVTVGAESPSGDTRIEAVKRQRLDARLIGEFEWSLYQRAFDGVRFDVDRPRWHVFGAVLRPTQGGFEEEAGKPINRLWVTAASLTAKPGTLFSRTEAQAFAYRYADERPVTARPDNAFLPAQAADVHITTVGGTLVGAYPLGTGSLDVVVWAVGQVGDWYGQDHRAGALAGELGYQWTAAPARPWLRVGVFRSSGDKDATDGTHGTFFQMLPTGRKYAFSTAYSLMNLTDVFAQLQTRPSSRLGFRLDWHRLRLTQPADLWYAGSGAAAREGTSYGFAGRRANGSPDLGWVIEGAADWTISRHVSANAYLGRMAGGEVVGRLFQGRRLIFGYLETIVAF; encoded by the coding sequence CACGCCGGAACCGCCCTGACCGTTCTTCTCACAGGTGCCGCCGCCTTTGTTCCGGCACCCGTCCTGGCACAGGCTCCTGCCCCCAGCCAGGCCGGCGCCACTCCGCCCGCCATCGTCTGGCGAGTCCGGAATACCACCCGGGCCGAAGTGTGGCGTTTCTTTCGGCCACAACCAGGCGGCGGAACGCCCGATTATGAATTTGTTGCCAACCGCCTGCTGGTGGGAGTGGAGGGGAAGCGCCAGCGGTTGGAATTTGGCGCGCAGGTGCAATACGTCCAGTTCGGCGGTCTGCCCACCACGGCGATTGGCCCTGGCCCACTGGGCACGGGCGCGTTGTATTTCGATCAGGCTCGGCGTACCGACAGCCGCCGGGTGTATCTCAAGGCGCTGCACGCCACGTTCAAGCCCGGTGCGGGCGTTCGTGTGCAACTTGGCCGCTTTGGGGTCACGGTGGGTGCGGAGTCTCCGTCTGGAGATACACGGATCGAAGCCGTCAAGCGCCAGCGATTGGACGCCCGCCTGATCGGCGAATTCGAGTGGTCGTTGTACCAGCGGGCGTTCGACGGCGTTCGCTTCGACGTGGATCGCCCCCGGTGGCATGTATTCGGTGCCGTGCTGCGTCCAACACAAGGGGGATTCGAGGAAGAGGCGGGCAAACCCATCAATCGGCTTTGGGTGACGGCCGCATCATTGACCGCCAAACCCGGGACGTTGTTCTCCAGGACCGAGGCGCAGGCCTTTGCCTACCGCTATGCCGACGAACGGCCGGTGACGGCCCGCCCCGATAATGCGTTCCTGCCGGCGCAAGCCGCCGACGTCCACATCACGACCGTCGGTGGAACGCTCGTCGGCGCGTATCCCCTTGGCACCGGCTCCCTCGACGTGGTGGTCTGGGCCGTGGGTCAGGTCGGCGACTGGTACGGGCAGGACCATCGCGCCGGCGCACTTGCGGGTGAACTGGGATACCAATGGACCGCGGCTCCCGCCCGACCCTGGCTGCGCGTCGGCGTATTCAGAAGTTCCGGCGACAAGGACGCCACTGACGGCACCCACGGCACGTTTTTTCAGATGCTGCCGACCGGCCGAAAGTACGCGTTTTCGACGGCCTACAGCTTGATGAATCTCACCGACGTGTTTGCACAACTGCAGACTCGTCCCTCGTCGCGCCTGGGCTTTCGCCTCGACTGGCACCGCTTGCGCCTGACTCAACCGGCAGACCTCTGGTACGCGGGCAGTGGAGCGGCGGCCCGCGAGGGCACGAGTTACGGATTTGCGGGGCGCCGGGCCAACGGCTCGCCCGACCTCGGTTGGGTGATCGAAGGAGCAGCAGACTGGACGATCTCGCGGCATGTGTCGGCCAACGCGTACCTCGGGCGCATGGCGGGCGGCGAAGTAGTGGGACGCCTGTTTCAGGGTCGGCGCCTCATTTTCGGTTACCTCGAGACGATCGTCGCGTTCTAA